A window from Rubrobacter naiadicus encodes these proteins:
- a CDS encoding 2-hydroxy-3-oxopropionate reductase, producing MRVGFVGLGIMGWPMAENLVQAGYDLTVHNRTKKKAEEFAKNTGAQLAESPREVANNSDVVITMLPGPPEVEEVFLGEDGLIEGAGTGALLVDMSTSSPLLARKIAEVAREQGASALDAPVSGGDVGAKEGTLSIMVGGEQEDFERARPLFEVMGRTITHVGPSGAGQVVKAANQIVVALSIEAVSEALVLGERGGVSAEKILDVLSGGLAGNRVMEVKREKFLSHVFEPGGKARYHHKDLGIALDTARELGVVLPAAALADQLFAALEAQGRGDLDHSALLVLVEEMSGISRRGG from the coding sequence ATGAGGGTCGGCTTCGTAGGGCTCGGGATCATGGGGTGGCCCATGGCCGAAAACCTGGTGCAGGCCGGCTACGACCTCACCGTCCACAACCGCACCAAGAAGAAGGCCGAAGAGTTCGCCAAAAACACCGGTGCACAGCTCGCAGAGAGCCCCAGAGAGGTCGCAAACAACAGCGACGTCGTCATCACCATGCTCCCGGGCCCGCCCGAGGTGGAGGAAGTCTTTCTGGGGGAGGACGGCCTGATCGAAGGCGCGGGCACGGGGGCCCTGCTGGTGGACATGTCCACCTCCTCTCCCCTTCTCGCCCGAAAGATAGCCGAAGTCGCGCGCGAGCAGGGAGCCTCCGCGCTCGACGCGCCGGTCTCGGGAGGAGACGTGGGGGCTAAAGAGGGGACCCTCTCGATCATGGTCGGAGGAGAACAGGAGGACTTCGAGCGGGCAAGGCCCCTCTTCGAGGTGATGGGCAGGACCATAACCCATGTTGGTCCCTCGGGGGCCGGGCAGGTCGTGAAGGCTGCGAACCAGATCGTGGTCGCGCTGAGCATAGAGGCGGTCTCTGAGGCGCTGGTTTTGGGGGAGAGGGGAGGGGTCTCTGCGGAGAAGATCCTTGATGTTCTCTCAGGAGGTCTTGCTGGCAACAGGGTGATGGAGGTCAAGAGGGAGAAGTTCCTATCTCACGTCTTCGAGCCCGGTGGCAAGGCCCGCTACCATCACAAAGACCTCGGTATAGCGCTCGATACCGCCCGTGAGCTCGGGGTCGTGCTCCCGGCGGCCGCGCTCGCGGACCAGCTCTTCGCCGCGCTCGAGGCGCAGGGCAGGGGCGACCTCGACCACTCGGCGCTCCTCGTGCTCGTCGAGGAGATGAGCGGGATCAGCCGGAGAGGAGGGTGA
- a CDS encoding selenium-binding family protein, translating into MTEEHEHHACCGPGYASPEEAMKAEPEKILYTVALHVGTGVEAPDYLATIDVDPESPTYSQVIHRTPMPNIGDELHHFGWNACSSCHGDESKERRFLIVGGQRSSRIHIIDTADERAPKIHKVIEPEEIVAKTNLTAPHTVHCLPDRVMISMLGDAEGNGPGGFLLLDEDFEIAGRWERSTEGMDFNYDFWYQPRHNVMISTEWAAPRTYYPGFELSDVEAGKYGRKLHFWDWEKRELAQTIDLGEEGLIPLETRFHHDPDSAHGFVGAALSSNMFHFYKDNGSWKAEKVIDVPTEDVENFPIPLPGLITDLLISMDDRYLYFSNWLHGDLRQYDISDPSHPRLTGQVWLGGLLGKGQEVAGRRLEGGPQMLQLSLDGRRLYVTNSLYSSWDNQFYPKLAETGSYLLKVNCDPENGGMEVDENFYVDFGAEPAGPARAHEMRYPGGDCTSDIWL; encoded by the coding sequence ATGACGGAAGAGCACGAGCACCACGCCTGCTGTGGGCCGGGGTACGCGAGCCCTGAGGAGGCGATGAAGGCCGAGCCGGAGAAGATCCTCTACACGGTCGCGCTGCACGTCGGCACCGGGGTCGAGGCGCCGGACTACCTGGCGACGATAGACGTCGACCCCGAGTCCCCGACCTACTCGCAGGTCATCCACCGCACCCCGATGCCCAACATCGGGGACGAGCTGCACCACTTCGGTTGGAACGCGTGCAGCTCCTGCCACGGTGACGAGAGCAAGGAGCGGCGTTTCCTGATCGTCGGCGGGCAGCGCTCGAGCCGCATCCACATCATAGACACCGCGGACGAGCGGGCGCCGAAGATCCACAAGGTCATAGAGCCCGAAGAGATCGTCGCGAAGACCAACCTCACCGCGCCGCACACCGTACACTGCCTGCCGGACCGGGTGATGATCAGCATGCTCGGCGACGCCGAGGGCAACGGGCCCGGAGGATTCTTGCTGCTGGACGAGGACTTCGAGATCGCCGGGCGCTGGGAGCGCAGCACCGAGGGGATGGACTTCAACTACGACTTCTGGTACCAGCCGCGCCACAACGTCATGATCTCCACCGAGTGGGCCGCACCCAGGACCTACTACCCGGGCTTCGAGCTCTCCGACGTCGAGGCCGGGAAGTACGGGCGCAAGCTCCACTTCTGGGACTGGGAGAAGCGCGAGCTGGCGCAGACGATAGACCTCGGCGAAGAGGGGCTCATCCCGCTCGAGACCCGCTTCCACCACGACCCCGACAGCGCGCACGGCTTCGTCGGGGCGGCGCTCTCGTCCAACATGTTCCACTTCTACAAGGACAACGGCTCCTGGAAGGCGGAGAAGGTCATAGACGTACCGACCGAGGACGTGGAGAACTTCCCGATCCCGCTGCCGGGCCTCATAACCGACCTGCTCATCTCGATGGACGACCGCTACCTGTACTTCTCGAACTGGCTGCACGGGGACCTCAGGCAGTACGACATCTCCGACCCCTCACACCCACGCCTTACCGGGCAGGTGTGGCTCGGAGGACTTCTGGGCAAGGGGCAGGAGGTCGCCGGGCGCAGGCTCGAGGGCGGGCCGCAGATGCTCCAGCTTAGCCTGGACGGCAGGCGGCTCTACGTCACCAACTCGCTCTACAGCTCCTGGGACAACCAGTTCTACCCGAAGCTCGCCGAGACCGGATCTTACCTGCTCAAGGTCAACTGCGACCCCGAGAACGGCGGCATGGAGGTGGACGAGAACTTCTACGTGGACTTCGGCGCCGAGCCCGCAGGGCCCGCCCGGGCGCACGAGATGCGCTACCCTGGTGGGGACTGCACCTCGGACATCTGGCTCTGA
- a CDS encoding beta-class carbonic anhydrase, which translates to MSVIDELLQNNERYAREFDKGDLPAPPSRRVAIVACMDARLDIHRILGLEEGEAHVIRNAGGVITEDAIRSLLISQRMLGTEEVMLIHHTGCGMTSFRDDEARAEIERETGIRPPFVLEAFGDPEDDVRQSIRRLQASPFIPRKDAIRGFVYEVETGRLREVS; encoded by the coding sequence ATGAGCGTGATAGACGAGCTTTTGCAGAACAACGAGCGCTACGCCAGGGAGTTCGACAAGGGTGATCTACCCGCGCCGCCCTCGCGCAGGGTGGCCATCGTCGCGTGCATGGACGCCCGGCTCGATATACACAGGATCCTGGGGCTCGAGGAGGGAGAGGCGCACGTGATCCGCAACGCCGGTGGTGTGATCACGGAGGATGCGATCCGCTCGCTGCTCATCTCCCAGCGGATGCTCGGGACCGAGGAGGTTATGCTGATCCACCACACCGGCTGCGGGATGACCTCTTTCAGGGACGACGAGGCCAGGGCCGAGATCGAGAGGGAGACCGGTATCAGGCCGCCCTTCGTGCTGGAAGCCTTCGGGGACCCGGAGGATGATGTCCGGCAGTCGATCCGGCGCCTCCAGGCGAGCCCGTTCATCCCGCGCAAGGACGCTATCAGGGGATTCGTCTACGAGGTGGAGACGGGGAGGCTGCGCGAGGTATCCTGA
- a CDS encoding ZIP family metal transporter — MNAVFAASLAGAGFCGASLFGLLGGGITQRARASLLAFAAGIILALAFADLLPESVEAAGPKAIACFATAFALMALLEGLHSSHHRHDEADTTRSIGSEGATVLLPFVIGFALHNLAEGFVVAAGAGASAVAVGGIGIGVMVHKIPEGGSLGAVLAGSGTSRAKVAVIAFVLGLVVPVAAGLTLFFSPPGESAVGMMSGAAGGVLCYLGGSHLLPEAREGGGREAGVVFAVSMLGGVVLLLTLLSG; from the coding sequence ATGAACGCTGTCTTCGCAGCCTCGCTCGCCGGAGCGGGCTTCTGCGGGGCGAGCCTCTTCGGGCTGCTCGGAGGTGGGATCACCCAGAGAGCCAGAGCCTCTCTTCTCGCCTTCGCAGCAGGGATCATCCTCGCCCTCGCCTTCGCCGACCTCCTGCCCGAGAGCGTCGAGGCGGCGGGCCCAAAAGCCATAGCCTGCTTCGCCACAGCGTTCGCGCTCATGGCGCTCCTCGAAGGGCTTCACAGCTCTCACCATCGCCACGATGAAGCCGATACCACCCGGTCGATAGGCTCAGAAGGGGCCACCGTGCTTCTCCCCTTCGTGATCGGCTTTGCACTTCACAACCTGGCCGAAGGGTTCGTCGTGGCGGCAGGAGCGGGGGCCTCGGCCGTTGCGGTGGGAGGGATAGGGATAGGGGTGATGGTACACAAGATCCCCGAAGGAGGATCGCTCGGGGCGGTTCTCGCAGGATCCGGGACGAGCAGGGCGAAGGTGGCAGTGATAGCGTTCGTGCTGGGGCTGGTGGTGCCTGTGGCGGCGGGGCTGACGCTCTTTTTCTCCCCTCCTGGAGAATCTGCGGTAGGGATGATGAGCGGGGCAGCGGGAGGGGTGCTTTGCTACCTGGGAGGCTCGCATCTTTTGCCGGAGGCGAGGGAGGGAGGAGGCAGGGAGGCTGGGGTGGTGTTTGCGGTTTCTATGCTTGGCGGCGTGGTGCTGCTCCTCACCCTCCTCTCCGGCTGA
- a CDS encoding DedA family protein translates to MAFALIVGSLTKRVLSAVGVYGPLATFALMIFESMGAPLPSEIIQPFAGFLSATGRMNFFWAVTAGVAGNMVGSWASYYIGLKGGRGAVIRYGRFVGIKKKDLTRAEGWFARRGAATVFICRMLPLVRGFVSYPAGAARMNLAKFSAYTFFGCVPWVAGLTYAGYALRRHWEEIAVYMHYLTYAVAAALVLAGAYLFFRWMMSRKRS, encoded by the coding sequence GTGGCCTTCGCGCTCATCGTCGGCTCGCTCACGAAGCGGGTGCTCTCCGCGGTCGGGGTCTACGGTCCGCTCGCGACGTTCGCGCTGATGATCTTCGAGAGCATGGGAGCGCCGTTGCCGTCGGAGATCATCCAGCCGTTCGCGGGTTTTCTCTCGGCCACCGGCAGGATGAATTTCTTCTGGGCCGTGACCGCGGGCGTGGCGGGCAACATGGTCGGCTCATGGGCCTCGTACTACATCGGGCTCAAGGGAGGACGAGGGGCGGTGATCCGCTACGGCCGCTTCGTCGGGATAAAGAAAAAAGATCTCACGCGGGCCGAAGGATGGTTCGCGCGGAGAGGAGCGGCCACGGTCTTCATCTGCCGCATGCTCCCTCTGGTCAGGGGTTTCGTCTCCTACCCGGCCGGGGCGGCGAGGATGAACCTGGCGAAGTTCAGCGCCTACACGTTCTTCGGATGCGTGCCGTGGGTGGCCGGGCTCACCTACGCAGGATACGCGCTCCGCAGGCACTGGGAGGAGATCGCGGTGTACATGCACTACCTGACCTACGCCGTCGCCGCGGCGCTCGTCCTCGCCGGGGCCTACCTGTTCTTCCGCTGGATGATGTCTCGCAAGCGGAGCTGA
- a CDS encoding benzoate-CoA ligase family protein has protein sequence MIDIPRWYNASELIDRNLEAGRSGKVAVRCGGEEVTYGELARRMNRFGSVLGELGVRQEDRVLMVLNDTPAFPVVFFGAMRMGAVPIPVNTLLGAEDYRFFVEDSRARVVVVDETLYGKVREGLEGYGEPVEVIVANGGVEGRKTLDELLEGGEDELSPARTHRDDPAFWLYSSGSTGRPKGAVHLQHDILYTCETYAKEVLKVTEEDVTFSASKLFHAYGLGGGLTFAVWAGASTVLYPGKPKPDAVLETIERFRPTLFFTVPTLYNAMLNHPGAERYDLSSIRLCASAAEALPPAIWRRWKETFGSVILDGIGSTEMLHIFLSNTPEKLKPGSSGVPVPGYEVKILDEEERPVEPGGAGYLYVKGDSAAAYYWRNHEKTKKTMKGEWLFAGDWYRQDEDGFFWYEGRADDMIKVGGLWVSPVEIENTLGEHPAVVEAAAVGVPVGGLMRVKAYVVLREGREPSEVLVAELQEWCKGRLKRYQYPHMIEFVEDLPKTVTGKIQRFKLREPEPEVEFPQQEDELV, from the coding sequence ATGATAGATATACCACGATGGTACAACGCGAGCGAGCTAATAGACCGCAACCTGGAGGCTGGTCGTAGCGGAAAGGTCGCCGTTCGTTGCGGCGGGGAGGAGGTGACCTACGGGGAGCTCGCCCGCAGGATGAACCGTTTCGGGAGCGTGCTCGGCGAGCTCGGGGTGAGGCAGGAGGACCGGGTTTTGATGGTCCTCAACGATACGCCGGCCTTCCCGGTGGTCTTCTTCGGGGCGATGCGGATGGGCGCGGTTCCGATCCCGGTGAACACCCTGCTCGGGGCGGAGGACTACCGTTTCTTCGTCGAGGACAGCCGGGCTCGCGTGGTGGTGGTGGACGAGACGCTCTACGGGAAGGTGCGGGAGGGCCTCGAAGGATACGGGGAACCGGTCGAGGTCATCGTGGCCAACGGTGGTGTCGAGGGCAGAAAGACGCTCGATGAGCTGCTCGAGGGTGGTGAGGACGAGCTCTCTCCGGCGAGGACGCACAGGGACGATCCGGCGTTCTGGCTCTACAGCTCCGGTTCGACGGGCAGGCCCAAAGGGGCCGTCCACCTGCAACACGACATCCTCTACACCTGCGAGACCTACGCGAAAGAGGTGTTGAAGGTCACCGAGGAGGACGTGACCTTCTCCGCCTCCAAGCTCTTCCACGCCTACGGTCTCGGTGGCGGGCTCACGTTCGCGGTCTGGGCGGGGGCCTCCACGGTGCTCTACCCGGGCAAACCGAAGCCGGATGCCGTGCTGGAGACCATCGAACGGTTCCGGCCGACGCTCTTTTTCACCGTGCCTACGTTGTATAACGCCATGTTGAACCATCCCGGAGCGGAGCGGTACGACCTCTCCTCGATAAGGCTGTGTGCCTCCGCGGCCGAGGCTCTGCCGCCGGCGATCTGGCGCCGGTGGAAGGAGACGTTCGGCTCGGTGATACTCGATGGTATCGGTTCGACGGAGATGCTGCACATCTTCCTCTCCAACACGCCCGAGAAGCTCAAGCCGGGTTCGAGCGGGGTCCCGGTACCGGGCTACGAGGTGAAGATACTCGACGAGGAGGAGCGTCCGGTGGAGCCCGGCGGGGCCGGGTACCTTTACGTAAAGGGGGATTCGGCAGCGGCGTACTACTGGCGCAACCACGAGAAGACCAAGAAGACGATGAAGGGGGAGTGGCTGTTCGCCGGGGACTGGTACCGGCAGGACGAGGACGGGTTCTTCTGGTACGAGGGGCGGGCGGACGACATGATCAAGGTAGGGGGTTTGTGGGTCTCGCCGGTCGAGATCGAGAACACCCTCGGGGAGCACCCGGCGGTGGTCGAGGCGGCGGCGGTCGGTGTGCCGGTCGGCGGTCTGATGCGGGTTAAGGCGTACGTCGTGTTGCGGGAGGGACGTGAGCCTTCGGAGGTGCTCGTCGCAGAGCTGCAGGAGTGGTGCAAGGGGCGCCTCAAGCGCTATCAGTACCCGCACATGATCGAGTTCGTCGAAGACCTGCCGAAGACCGTCACGGGCAAGATACAGCGTTTCAAGCTGCGCGAACCCGAGCCGGAGGTCGAGTTTCCGCAACAGGAGGACGAGCTCGTGTAG
- a CDS encoding aldehyde dehydrogenase family protein has translation MAEPFVGGEYVEVTGMGRISVVDPASGEEVDTVPLCGDEEVDRAVESAREALAGWQGMPASRRGEILAEAARAVMERRDELAPLLTAEQGKPLREARIEIRRFVLTLEHYAGLAKNIRGGYVPDLDEGAYGMILRRPLGVVGAIVPWNFPTTLLGNKLGPALITGNAVVAKPAETTPLTTLRIAGIMHEAGLPAGVFNVVTGDGPTTGQALVEHPLVRKVAFTGSTPVGRKLAALAAGELKRATLELGGSDPMIVCDDADLDRAASAASVGRFFNCGQACLAVKRLYVFESVAEELVEKLVGKVKKLRVGPGTEEGVMIGPLHTPRQRELVEGQVEDAVSSGAEVLAGGKRPDGREKGNFYEPTLLLEPSHDSRVAMEEVFGPALPIWKVSDLDEAIERANSSVYGLGSSIWTRDLDRATEAAERIEAGYTWINSPQIVYDELPFGGWKQSGYGKEHGIEALEYYTETKSVVVRRSS, from the coding sequence ATGGCCGAACCTTTCGTTGGTGGGGAGTACGTCGAGGTCACGGGGATGGGGAGGATATCCGTCGTGGACCCGGCGAGTGGGGAGGAGGTGGACACGGTACCCCTCTGCGGGGACGAAGAGGTGGACCGGGCGGTGGAGAGCGCGCGGGAGGCGCTTGCCGGGTGGCAGGGTATGCCGGCCTCGCGGCGCGGTGAGATCCTGGCGGAAGCGGCGCGGGCGGTGATGGAGAGGCGGGACGAACTGGCGCCGCTTCTCACCGCCGAGCAGGGCAAGCCGCTGCGGGAGGCGAGGATCGAGATCCGGCGCTTCGTGCTCACGCTCGAGCACTACGCCGGGCTCGCCAAGAACATCCGGGGCGGGTACGTGCCGGACCTGGACGAGGGGGCCTACGGCATGATCCTGCGGCGTCCGCTCGGGGTGGTCGGGGCGATCGTGCCGTGGAATTTCCCGACGACGCTCCTGGGGAACAAGCTCGGGCCGGCGCTCATAACCGGGAACGCCGTGGTCGCCAAGCCTGCGGAGACGACGCCGCTGACCACGCTCCGGATCGCCGGGATCATGCACGAGGCCGGGCTGCCGGCTGGGGTTTTCAACGTCGTCACCGGTGACGGGCCGACCACCGGGCAGGCGCTCGTGGAGCACCCGCTGGTACGCAAGGTCGCCTTCACCGGCTCGACCCCGGTCGGCAGGAAGCTCGCCGCGCTCGCGGCCGGGGAGCTGAAGCGCGCCACCCTCGAGCTCGGCGGCTCGGACCCCATGATCGTCTGCGACGACGCCGACCTCGACCGGGCGGCGAGCGCCGCGAGCGTCGGGCGTTTCTTCAACTGCGGGCAGGCTTGCCTGGCGGTGAAGCGCCTCTACGTCTTCGAGAGCGTCGCGGAAGAGCTGGTCGAGAAGCTCGTGGGGAAGGTGAAGAAGCTCAGGGTCGGTCCCGGGACCGAAGAGGGCGTGATGATAGGACCCCTCCACACCCCGCGCCAGCGCGAGCTGGTCGAGGGGCAGGTCGAGGACGCCGTCTCCTCCGGGGCGGAGGTCCTCGCCGGGGGGAAGCGCCCCGACGGCCGCGAGAAGGGCAACTTCTACGAGCCGACCCTGCTCCTGGAGCCCTCCCACGACTCCCGGGTCGCGATGGAGGAGGTCTTCGGGCCCGCGCTTCCCATCTGGAAGGTTTCGGACCTCGACGAGGCCATCGAACGGGCCAACTCCTCCGTCTACGGCCTCGGCTCCTCCATCTGGACCCGAGATCTTGACCGCGCCACCGAGGCCGCAGAGCGGATAGAGGCCGGCTACACCTGGATCAACTCGCCCCAGATCGTCTACGACGAGCTTCCCTTCGGAGGATGGAAGCAGTCGGGTTACGGCAAGGAGCACGGTATCGAGGCGCTCGAGTACTACACCGAGACCAAGTCCGTCGTCGTCCGGCGCTCGTCCTGA
- a CDS encoding alkaline phosphatase family protein — translation MGCWLRVSRRVISPIAALSALLLVLAACSGSGKVTGQTSPGTLAPGAPPGLEKIKHVIIIMQENRSFDNYFGTYPGADGIPMKNGHPAVCIPDPRLGHCIRPFHDRKNRDLGGPHTATDARKDINGGRMNGFIRQQLAGESRLCKKSPLNPHCSHITHDNPPDVVGYHTAREIPNYWAYARNFVLQDHMFESNASWSLPAHLYTVSAWSAVCKNKNPMSCRSALQRPEEPLDFARRFPGAVPPVQRRGGKLHQPDYAWTDITYLLHKYHVSWRYYVARGAEPDCPDGQMFCHRTMQSPKTPGIWNPLPHFETVRQDHQLGNIQSTSAYFRAAREGRLPQVSWLVPSGKNSEHPPALISNGQAYVTRVINAAMRSPDWKSTAIFLTWDDWGGFYDNVVPPKVDKMGYGLRVPGLVISPYAKRGYIDHQTLSFDAYLKFIEDRFLGGQRLNPKTDGRPDPRPDVREAMPQLGNLVRDFNFNQKPRPPLILPPHPRTDLVSPRPRWSRG, via the coding sequence ATGGGATGTTGGCTGAGGGTCTCGCGAAGGGTGATCTCGCCGATCGCCGCGCTGTCCGCGCTGCTGCTCGTCCTGGCGGCCTGTTCCGGGTCGGGGAAGGTCACCGGCCAGACGTCCCCGGGGACGCTCGCGCCTGGCGCACCGCCCGGGCTGGAGAAGATAAAGCACGTGATCATAATCATGCAGGAGAACCGTTCCTTCGACAACTACTTCGGCACCTACCCCGGTGCCGACGGCATCCCGATGAAGAACGGGCACCCGGCGGTCTGCATCCCGGACCCGCGACTGGGACACTGCATCCGGCCCTTCCACGACCGCAAGAACCGGGATCTCGGTGGGCCTCACACCGCGACGGACGCCCGAAAGGACATAAACGGCGGCAGGATGAACGGCTTCATCCGTCAGCAGCTCGCCGGGGAGAGCCGGCTGTGCAAGAAGAGCCCGCTGAACCCCCACTGCTCCCACATAACCCACGACAACCCTCCAGACGTCGTCGGCTACCACACGGCGCGGGAGATCCCGAACTACTGGGCCTACGCCCGCAACTTCGTCCTGCAGGATCACATGTTCGAGTCGAATGCTTCCTGGAGCCTTCCGGCACACCTGTATACGGTCTCGGCGTGGTCCGCGGTGTGCAAGAACAAAAACCCCATGAGCTGCCGCAGCGCCCTGCAGCGCCCGGAGGAACCTCTGGACTTTGCGAGACGTTTCCCTGGTGCCGTCCCCCCGGTTCAGAGGCGCGGGGGAAAGCTACACCAGCCGGACTACGCCTGGACCGACATAACCTACCTGCTGCACAAATACCACGTGAGCTGGCGCTACTACGTGGCCAGGGGCGCAGAACCCGACTGTCCCGACGGACAGATGTTCTGCCACAGGACCATGCAGAGCCCGAAGACCCCCGGGATCTGGAACCCGCTGCCGCATTTCGAGACGGTCAGACAGGACCATCAGCTCGGGAACATCCAGAGCACCAGCGCCTACTTCAGGGCCGCGAGGGAGGGGCGTCTCCCGCAGGTGAGCTGGCTCGTCCCGAGCGGCAAGAACAGCGAGCATCCCCCGGCGCTCATAAGCAACGGGCAGGCCTACGTCACCCGGGTGATCAACGCGGCGATGAGGAGCCCGGACTGGAAGAGCACGGCGATCTTCCTCACCTGGGACGACTGGGGAGGCTTCTACGACAACGTCGTGCCCCCCAAGGTGGATAAGATGGGCTACGGTCTGAGGGTCCCCGGGCTCGTCATAAGCCCCTACGCGAAGCGCGGATACATAGACCACCAGACGCTCTCGTTCGACGCCTATCTGAAGTTCATCGAAGACCGCTTCCTGGGCGGGCAGCGGCTCAACCCCAAAACCGACGGGCGCCCGGACCCGCGTCCGGACGTGAGAGAGGCGATGCCGCAGCTCGGCAACCTGGTCCGTGACTTCAATTTCAACCAGAAGCCTCGTCCACCGCTCATCCTGCCGCCCCACCCTAGGACCGACCTGGTGAGCCCGCGTCCGAGGTGGAGCCGAGGGTGA
- a CDS encoding PaaI family thioesterase, with protein sequence MEADKYRVSEFLEAAGLELDEVSGRRVRGHIKLDERHHTPWGVVHGGVYTTAVESAASVGASAAVEEDGMFAVGVHNATDFLRPMREGRVEVVAEPILQGRTQQLWQVVITRSEDGKEVARGQLRLHNVPLDGDKR encoded by the coding sequence TTGGAAGCCGACAAGTATCGGGTCTCGGAGTTTCTGGAGGCGGCGGGGCTGGAGCTCGATGAGGTGAGCGGGAGGAGGGTGCGCGGTCACATCAAGCTCGACGAGCGGCACCACACGCCGTGGGGGGTGGTACACGGCGGAGTGTACACGACGGCGGTCGAGAGCGCGGCGAGCGTGGGGGCCTCGGCGGCGGTCGAGGAGGACGGGATGTTCGCCGTCGGGGTGCACAACGCCACGGATTTTCTGCGTCCGATGCGGGAGGGGCGGGTCGAGGTGGTGGCGGAGCCGATCCTGCAGGGCAGGACGCAGCAGCTCTGGCAGGTCGTGATCACGCGCTCGGAGGACGGCAAGGAGGTGGCCCGCGGACAGCTCAGGCTGCACAACGTCCCGCTCGACGGGGATAAGAGATGA
- a CDS encoding LLM class F420-dependent oxidoreductase encodes MSRTERRYPDPSVLGGEVGLWTSILNYLPASRAREAAAEAEELGYGALWFGEATGREIFTTAAILLSATSRIQIATGIANIFVRDAWATNAASKTLAEAYPGRFVLGIGVSHRPLVEMRGHDYRSPLATMRSYLEDMRRARFDAVGPEREAPVLLAALGPKMLELSRDLADGAHPYLVTPQHTAYARGILGEGPLLAVEQGVVLTEDRTEALRLARSHLSRYLGLPNYRNSWLRQGFTEEDLSGEGSDHFVEALVAWGDEGRIRERVHEHLDAGADHVCVQVITDRPGAGLGREWRALAHALLA; translated from the coding sequence ATGAGCCGGACGGAGCGGAGATACCCCGACCCTTCGGTGCTCGGGGGCGAGGTGGGGCTGTGGACCTCGATCCTCAACTATCTGCCCGCTTCCCGGGCGAGGGAGGCCGCGGCCGAGGCCGAGGAGCTCGGCTACGGGGCGTTATGGTTCGGAGAGGCGACCGGACGGGAGATCTTCACCACCGCCGCGATACTGCTCTCCGCAACCAGTCGGATCCAGATCGCCACCGGAATCGCCAACATCTTCGTCCGTGACGCGTGGGCGACGAACGCCGCGTCGAAGACGCTCGCCGAGGCGTATCCGGGACGGTTCGTCCTCGGGATCGGGGTGAGCCACCGGCCGCTCGTCGAGATGCGCGGCCACGACTACCGCTCGCCGCTCGCGACGATGCGCTCCTACCTGGAGGACATGCGCCGGGCCCGGTTCGACGCCGTAGGACCTGAACGGGAGGCCCCCGTGCTGCTCGCGGCGCTCGGCCCGAAGATGCTCGAGCTCTCCAGAGATCTCGCCGACGGCGCCCATCCTTATCTGGTAACCCCGCAGCATACCGCCTACGCCCGCGGGATCCTCGGGGAAGGGCCGCTCCTCGCCGTCGAGCAGGGGGTGGTCCTCACGGAGGACCGGACGGAGGCTCTGCGCCTCGCCCGCTCGCACTTAAGCCGGTATCTCGGGCTTCCCAACTACCGCAACAGCTGGCTCCGGCAGGGCTTCACCGAAGAAGACCTCTCCGGGGAGGGCAGCGACCACTTCGTGGAGGCGCTCGTCGCCTGGGGAGACGAGGGCAGGATAAGAGAACGGGTGCACGAGCACCTCGACGCGGGGGCGGACCACGTCTGCGTGCAGGTGATAACCGACCGGCCCGGGGCCGGTCTCGGCAGGGAATGGCGCGCCCTGGCCCACGCTCTGCTGGCGTAG